The segment GCAGCCTCCCCACGAGCAGGGGAGCACGTTAACAAGCACCCGCCACTTAAGTACTGATAAAAATCTCGACTACTCACATGCTTTCAAAGAAGAAACGTGTTACACGCCGACACAGTAAACTGGAACCCTAACCCGTACCTTGGAGTCTGCACGTTGCAGTGGTAGATGTACTCTGTCACAGTGTCATCGTCAAACATTGAAGAATACTTCCGCTTGAAGTCAGGCCTTAAACGCTGCACGAGACTTAAGCCTACGTAACGGGAAGTGAACGTTCTGAGTTACAGTCAACTGCCCGACTACCAGAGAAAGGTTTTGTGTTTGCTCCCAGAACGGGCGTTACACGCAGACACAGCCACGTGTGTTTAAGTGTGTATTTTAGGTGGAAAAGAGCACAGGGCCTAGTATAGTAGCTGCTCTCCTCAGGTTCCCTAAGCATTAAAATAAGGAGTAAAGAGTATTCTACATTGACTTACAGGTGTGTTTCAGGAGCTCAAAACGTACAAGTTAGCTTTCTAAGACTTGTCTTCATaggaaaataaattccattaaaCATGGCTCAAGGTAACTGATTCATCTTTAGTTCTCCCGCAATTGTAACCCATTAGCCTCTAAATAAAGTAAACAAACCGGGATATACAAGTCTTTCTGTGGAAAAATGAGCCGAGTCTCTGCTGGGTTTTGGACACTTCCAATCCTCCCGGCTAAGGCCATCCACTCCTGAGGGGAGAAGTAGGGCAAAGGCCCCCAGAGGAAAAAGGATGAAGGGCAGAAGCTTCCATCTGGTCCCTATTGCCCCTACCGGGGCCCCAGGGGCTAGCCAGTTTCCCTTTCTGCTGTCACTGCCCATTATTCCAGCAAGGTCTTCTTCACCGGCCCTCCTTCCCGCCTCTGAAGGAATTCTGCAGCTCGGTGGAGAATTCTGATGATGTGGTTGACATTCTACatgacccctccccccaccccgaccatGTGCAAGCAATAGTGGCAGACAGAGGGCATGGCGGGAGAGGGCCACTCCCAAggagcccccctccctccccaactacTGTCTCCTagtttcttttcctactttaCTCTTCCCACACTGGCTACATGTGGAACTGTGATCAAGCGTAATCCACTTGTATTTCAGGACTGTACAGACTAAATGCAGCTTTGAATAGTCCATCAAAGGAGGACCAGACACCTAAGAGgagtggcggggcgggggggggggggggggggggtcggtgaAAGGGTTGTGGGTGGGGCACAAAGGCTATCTGTCAGAGCGCTGAGGAAGAGTGCCGTGGTCACCAACCCAAACCCTGTGCAGTCCCGTGGTTCTCCCTATCCCAAAGAGGGGCACAGGGCAAAGAGGGGCCTAATACTTAGGAAGAGGGGAGCAGAATCTACAGCCACCTCTGCAGCAGTTATTTCCacaccctcccccatccctctcttCTCGTCTTGCTGACAGAAGCCGACTCTTGTCTATGAGTTAGGCAGCAACATGCCCAGGTAGGTGGGCCCCTcactccagcccctggcagcgAATCACGATCCATCGGCCACAGATACGTACTGTTCTTTGCCAGCGCAAGGACTAGGGGTGGGCAGAGACATCTGGGGAGGCCTGCTGGGGCCTTCCAAGGGAACTTTCTTCCCCGACAAAGAGCATTATGGGGAGAAGGCCATTTTccactctttcctttcttcttgctcaGAGCGCTGCTTCGTGAGATGAGGCTTCCCGCCACAGCAGCCAAACAACGTGAGGAAAAAAGGTCAGGAACCACAGCTGCAGGCCCCAAGGCCAACGGCAACGAGCCGGCTAGTACAACAAATGCTGACCACCTGCCTCCAGCCTGCTTGCTACGGGAACAACGAAAGGCCCTGTGGTTTAGACCACTTCGGTGTTCAGCTACTTGCGGCTAACAGCACTCCTCACGGATACAAGCGATGAGAGGGGAGCAGAGGTCCAGACCATCGCCGTCGGGGACAAAGAGGAAAGGTAATTAATTCCCTTGGCTttggggtggagacagaggagcGGAGGGAGGGTGGAATCAGCTCTAAATCAGAGACTAACCCctgtatttcaaaatatgacCAGAAACACAGATCACGAGTCCCCAGAACCTCGGGTGGAAAGGGATGATTTTATCTTAACGCTCTGACATTATGGGGCAAGAAGGGAATCCGGCCACACCCAGTTGCCCCATGGTCAATGAAGTCAGGCTTTGTGATCTGCCAGCTGCGTACTGCCAACTAGCCAAAGCCTCTCTAATATCACCAACAGATCAACAAGCTTCACTTCTTCTCCTCGTGCCCTGGGCTAGCTCACCTGCAGCGTTTCCTGCCTTCTCAGTTCTGCTAATTACCTGTAATGTTtacagtatattatatatataaacctacctacctatctatctataaatCTCCTCTTTGAGAAGATCCAGTTTCATTATCTTTATGAAAGGACTGGTACTTtttagagaaggaggaaaaaaagtaatttagtAAATTAGTAattcagaggaggagaaaaagattCAGTCTGTTTTTAAGGTTCTGACCAACAGCGGCGATCAGTAAATACTCCTCTACTACCAACGTATAAACACATCGCTTTCCTAAGATGTGGATGTAAGCACTCACCAAAGGGGCCTGCAATCCTGAGGCCAGCCAAAGGGTTAAAGGGAGTCAGTGCTGCTCCCAAGGCTCTGATCCACACTGGGATTGGCCTGTCTTGATCGGCAAGGTCCGGCCGCTCAGGAAAACCCCAAGGCTCcactaaaatgagatgattaaCCCTGTAGGGAGGCAGAACAGAAACAATTTCATTTGGCAATCTCACCCCAGGACTCTGAAGAATTAACATAGTTTATAAAGCAAAGGTAGAATCAACCACCTCAAAAACTTTCATATTAAAGACAAGACTAATGGCTGACCAGGCACATCATGATCTTATTGCGTGTAAACTTTCAGATGTGATAGGAGCTGAGAGGTTTACGGGAGGAAGAGGGCTTCCTTTTTCCTGGAGGTAAACGTGGATAATAAAGGCTACAACAAGAGTAGCGTCACAACAGTGGCTGACACTGTAGAAATGACTGAAGATTAATATTACCCTCGTAAGATAGCTTCAGATACCAACAACAGCGATCTCCTATGAAGCAATCATTCTAAAAATTTAAGAGGCATTAATTAGCACTTACGGTGGGTTCAAAAggacttttaaataaactttccaTAAACACAGACAATGGGCTGAAATTTCCCCTAGTCTGGTAAGCATGAGCACATCTGCCCTACCCATGAGATCACAATACACTGAGAACAGATTCTGTTCCTAAccctttcctaattttcttctaCAATGACCAAAGACATAGAAAATTCTCAGCCCCATCTCACATAAAATCCTTTCCTATCACTAACAGCTCTAATTGTTCCATCTTATGAAACCTCCTCCTGACGAGGGAGGACCAGAATTACCAGCAGTACTCCCACGTGCCCGCATCCGGTGTCACAGGCCATAAAGATCCTGAACAGGGCACAAAGGTCCTCATGACTCACGTGATATTCAGTGATAACCAAAACAGCCAACAAATGCCAGCAAAAACATCCCAAGGACAAATGGACAATGATTCCTACGTCCCTTCCCTAAGTCATGACTCAAACAGAAAGGTAAAGAAGCCAGAACATGGGCACAGATGGCTATCATTCccaatgtaaaatgttttattgtttttgccaCCACAGAGAAGGATGAGTTGATAAGGAGTCCTTTGCTTTGACTGCATTTTCTCAAATACAAAGCTTTAGAGGACGGAcccagagcacagagccccaagggCCCTTGAGAACACACAGCCCAATGTTTCATCTCACAGatgagaaggaaactgaggtgcacTGTGTGACCTGCGCCGGGACATACGGCTACTTAATGCGGAAGCAGGGCTAAACCCCCATTTCCCGATTGCAGTAAACTAAACCGTGCCAACAGGCCATAGAGCagaaggttctctctctcccccaagaACAGGCCAAGCAACATAAGATGACATATCAGTAAAGGTAAAGCTTAACTTGTGTCAACTCTAGGCCAGTCCGAACCCTGAAATACTAGATTTCAGAGCACTGAAAAGATGTGTAGAGTGGAGCTACCAATCTTGTGTGGAGATGTGTAATAAGTGAGATTTCCATATACTTCACGAGACTATCTTCTACTGGCATATGGGAAGGGGATGAAAAggagtttgtttgcttttttttaacgGCAGAGGCTGATAATGGACTTCCTCCTAAATTCCTTATTACAGCCCACAGTGAGACctgaggggcggggagaggcaggCATGCCAGAGGTTTCAGTGGAATTAATGACACAGTCACCCAGTTGAAAGCAGCAGAGATTCCCATTAGGAAATAGCTCGTAGTATTCACTGTGACTCGGCTCCTGCAGAGAAAGATGAACTCTTCGTTAACACATATTTTACCTTAAAAACTTTAAGGTAAATTAAACTTTGTTATGAATTTCTTTGGGGGTCCTGCCCCGTCTATTCTAGGTTCGTACTGATCTGCTGACCCAAGAAGGGGGAGGACGAAGGAAACTGTGAGGGAGGTCAGGTCCGGTCTATCTCTAACTAAGTGACTGCCTTGTTTCTGCCTTAGTTTTGGCTTCCTGGTTTCATACAGATCTTCAAAATAGCATCCCTAGATAAAAATGCCAGTTTAACAAATTATGCAAAGTATACACACTAGAGAaggccaacttttttttttttttgaagggagtGAATTGACCCAACAATTGTTCGGTCTTGTGTCTTCAGCCGAGCATGGTGCTTAGCACACGGCAGATGCTCAGCAAACATTTGGAGTCTCAGGTTGTTCCACGTTTCCACTCAGAAAGGAAAGCATGTAAGTATATAGAAACTTCATTAACTATACTCATAAAGTAAGCACAGCACTTAGTGCAAGTCTGGATTGTTTTGGTCACTATTATTTCTTAGATGAGCCTTGCAGGCCACTACCCATTAGTGGGAGTGAGCCAGCTGCTCTTTTTAATTGTGCAGTttggaacagaaaaatatttaacaagtgTGATACCATTCCATGGAACTTTTATCTCAGACACACACATAATTCTTAGCGAGAGAGTATTGTcaaaaaagttggaaaacaactttttaaaagcgCTGCCAAAACGTCTAACCTGGGAGTTATGTATCATCTGCCTCCACTCGATGTAAAATGCCTCAGAAAAGAACTTGCTTATTTCTGGTTAGAAGACTTTTAAATGAGACAGACCATCAGAGCACTTAGGTTGCGGCTGTTAATAAATGTCCAGGAAATGTTATCCAGTCATAGCGGCAAAACTGGGAAGGCTAGCTAGTAGAGAAGACTTTTTGTAGGGGGCGTGAGAAGTCAGTGGCCGGAACCACGTGTGCAGTGAGGCACCGAACTTTGAGTCTTCAAGAAAGCCTGACCACAGGTTATTACAACCTCGCAGCAGTCCAAGTTCCCAGGCTACCTTCTCACCAGCTCTGCTGGTGACAAGGTTACCTCCTTGCCTGACAGAAGTTATTTGGTTTAAATGTGTATCTAAACTTACAGGAATGTCGACCCAACCCTCTGACAGTCCACAGAGGACGGCCTGACGGGATTGTTGGCTCACATCCAGGATTAAGGAATGAGTCTAGCAAGACGGCATACATGAGTCACGCTATCAGACTTCTTCACCAAGAAAGAGAGACTGATTCAAACGACAGGAAAAAGAACTGGcagagcaggaaggagagaagagccTATCCGTTTCGAAACGCTTGAAGAGGCATTCTTCAAATCGGTCACCGGAGTAGGTCTTGAATTTGAAGATGGTGAGCACATTACCGCCCAAGGGCAGAGCAGGGGATGACCTCTGCTCCCACAGGCGGGGAGGAGGGAGTCTGAATGCCAACAAGGGTATTTTACACAAACCTGACTCTCATGGGCTTTAAGGTCAGCCACCAGCCAGAAATGATACAAGAAGACAATCAGGCCTAGAACCAAAGAGCACAAGGGAACCAAAGGACCTACttacagaagaaggaaaggagcagGGAAAGCCAGAGGAAGAACCCTCGGCCCCAAGGCATTTCCCGCCGGCTCCCACCTCTGAGGGACAAGGCAGCAGCTCCTTGAACAACGCACGCACGAAAGACCCCCGACTTCAGGCCAAGTAGAGGAGCCTTTCTTCTCAAGTGGGGCTGGCAAAAAATGCTCAGCCCATCTCTGTACCGTCAGGAGACAGAGCCAGGCAAGGCTGCAGGTCACAAGACCTGAAAGTCATTCCGTGCAGAAGAAAGGACCAGTCGTAACCTATTCTACTGTATCTATTCTCTTGGCCAAACACTTCCTAAATCAGTAAGTTTCCACACGGGCCTTTTCCGTAGTTTATGACAAGGTGTTTATGGCATAGTGCGCTTGGCTCACTCGACTCTCTCCCATGCCCACCTTACGGGGGATCACACAGCCTGAAGAGGAAGGTAGTGGGATGGCAGCCCATGACGCCTCACGCCGCGAGTGGCCCTACTGTTTGTGACACAGCACATTAACCTACAAATGAAATTACGATGGCATCTCTCACACACATCGTGGTAAGCGAACCGAGATGAACGAAGGTCATTTGGGGGATGGGACATAGTAATTGTGCCCCCGTTTAAAGAAACCTACAAACCAGTTTGTAACCCCTCTGCTCACCAGCCACATGGCCTTTCCAGAAGGGCCCAAGCTGTCCACCTAGCAATTTCTTTCCCCACTGCCTAGAATGCTCTCCCCTTGAGACTCAACCTCAGCTTACACTGCACTTCTTCAGGTGTCATACTGGGCCAGGTTCTCCTCCAGAGCTCCCACGGACCTGCCCACCCCCTTCACACCCCTCAGCAGGTTAAGTTGTATCTCTTCTCCAGCACATCTTAAGCCTTCTAAACACATACAGTCTCTCAACAttcgttaggggcgcctgggtggctcagtcggctaagcatccgacttcagctcaggtcgtgatctcgcggtatttgggttcaagccccacgtcgggctctgtgctgacggctcagagcctggagcctgctttagtctccctctctctctgcccctcgccagctcatgctctgtctctctctttcaaaaataaacataaaaaaacttatataaaaaacattctttaaacaCAACCAACCTGCTGGAATATAATGTTAAAGTATTTCATTCATTACCAATATTTCAATGGAGGAAGCATCCAGGTGCTTTTCTACATAAAGCATCACACCTGCTCAACGCTCAGTTTTCAACCAGTATTAAGAATTGGGAAAATACGTGACTGCCACCACaagttaggccacaaaacaactTTTATGGACAGAGACACTCTGCTGCTCATAGACATGAAGCATCTTATGTTGACCGAAtgaataaaaattaggaaaaaaaatggatcGGGTTTTATCTGTTCTCTAGCAAAAGAACGCTTCCTAAACAAGTACATTAAACTAGTAAACTATGCACTTTCATTCTGTACCTCAAACTgccctataaaaataaaaaaggaagaatggggCCACCCCTAAAAGATGAGAACAGAAATAGGTATGGACTGTTGTCTTTGGGTTTGTTCCTGCACGCgtagaaaaaattgttttacttcaaaaagaaaaagaaagattgtaTTTGTTATActggaggaaacaaagaaaaaggtaacTCTGTCAGAGTCCATTAGGAGAAAAAAcagagacacaagaaaagatgcacAGTGAGTGAAGGAAATTAAGTGCATCTCATCTGATCTCAACTagatcattttttccttcttttcaaccCCCTCCCTGCAAAATCTTTCTGAAAAgcaaagatttatatattttaatgtttattcatttttgagagagagcgagcgaagagagagagagaacatgagaacacgggggaggggccgagagggggacagaatagccagaccgggctctgcgctgacggcagtgagccaaaatggggctcaaatcATCGGCTCacatcgtgagatcatgacttaagccaaagttggatgctcaaccgactgaggcaccagGGTGGCCCTCAAAGATTTAATCTCATGACAGCACAATATAAATGGTACCTGTGGGAAAGGCTATGTGTAGTGTAGAGGCGGGAATTATACAGGAAATGTCTGTACCTCCCTCTCAATGtggttgtaaacctaaaactgctctaaaaaaaatgaaaatcttttcaaagagctGGATCAAGTGAAAGCTGGGTAAGAGACATTGAGAGTAGGTAGTTCCATACTCAGTTAATACTGTTAAAAGATAAAGCAGGCATATTGAAAATGTccagagtttatttgagcaaaaatttgAATGAGGCAGTGAGTGGTTAGATATGCTCCAGCAAGAGGAGCGGGGCAAAGACTTACGTAGAGAATGTGTGGAAGCAAAGAGAGTAAATTATCTGACTGGCTGTAGGTTAAGACCAAGTTGGCTATTTGTGATTGGTTGTTTTTAGGTTTCAATTTCATAACCTTGAGGCAATTACAGGCTTAGATTTTAATTTGCTTACGTAGGCCACGAGAGCATTACAGCCACCTCAGTCTGATGGCCTCCTTGTTTCATGAACTTAACACTGGGCACCACCATGTGCCCAACCACAGTGGTCTGACTAAATGTCATGCATGATTTGGGATACCTGAAAACCCAGAGGACCTCACTATTTTGAAATTAACTTGTGTTTAATAATGTAAGTTATACAGGTAAGAATATAGGCTTGAATAGCCAGCATGGTCTATAGACTTCTTCTCAAATACTGGGTAGCAATCGCTCGATTTAAACATGCTAATTATTTCAAGCATTCTCTTGGTGGTTCTCGGTCCTGAcacatttctttagttttatttctagcATTAGGCACAAGCATTCAAAACGCATTTTCTAAAATGCAGCCCACTGCAGGAACCACTGGCTTGCTTTCAGAGACTTGTGCTGCCCACCATGTCATTCAAAGTATGTTGCTGTTCTCTTTCATAGAAAGTTTTAAGGTGCTCATTCttcactgggtgttgcatggaagtgAAGAATCACTGAAGTCTATCCCGGAAACcagtatttcactgtatgttaactacttaaaatttaaataaataaacaaataaaaacaaagtgctCATTCTCTTTTGAATCACTGATTTCTTCGGAGTACTTCGTAACTGCAAATGAAACTCTCACCGACCGACCTAAATAGTAAATAGCCATGAAGGGCCAGGATTCACGGCCAGAGTCTAGCCCACATAGTCCTGTATCACATCGCCAAGGGATAAATACCACGAGAGAAACATAATAAACCCCTGATAAGAAACAAAGGAAGCCCAGCCCCCCTGCAGAGAGCCCCCTGTTATCTTTTACCTGAAAAGTATCCACTTCCTTCTCTTACTTTCCGCTAAGAGTAGGACACAGTAGAAGATAGTAAATTCCAAAAGccaactagaaaaagaaaacttgctgGATTTTTTTGGAAGAAGGGGTCTGTCATTTGACAAGACTACAACCGGCTAGCACACCCAGGACTACAAATTCCCCAAAGGGGGGAAAGTATTAAAGCTGAAGTTGAGACAGAGAACGTGTACAGAAAAAGCCAGCTGTCTGAGGGAAGAAAACCTCAGGGACGCAGGGCTGCTGCCCCACGCTTCCAAGTGTGGACAGCACACCTGACGTCACGTGACGGGGCGGCCTCACAGGTGCATGCGTGCCATCTGAAAACAAACGGCCGTCATCCTAGGTTTCATTCACAGACCTCACTGTCAAAGTTGGCTGCAATTCTGGATTTAAAAATTAGTCTAATGAGAAAATGCACCGGCAACAtagaaatgttgatttttttcgTCTCTTTCCgaatgataaggaaaaaaaaaaaaagcttttcttctattttcttagcaCTCAAATGTGACCTTCACTCAGAGCtgaaacaaataggaaatagcacaagaaaataaggtaaacaaagaaagcagaagtACAAAGATTCTGAAGCAAAATTCAAGTCATTAATTCAAAATgagtctgaaaaataaatctgtaacaATAAAGGTAGGGCACAGATAATAAAAACCCTGTCAGATACACTATGCAGATATATTTTCTGTagtttacaggtgagaaaactgaagcttccAGGCTGAAGGATTTGCTCTAAGCCAAAAAATAACATTGGCCCCCAGGACTTCTAATTTCTCACCTTTGGGTTCCTGTTACACTTTATTATAACCTGAAAAAGGTTAGTAAAAGCCTGTTGGGCCCAGAGATCTAatgataacaataacaacaaacaataccactaaaacaattctttttttttttttaacgtttatttacttatttttgagagagagagagagacatcatgagatcatgagcagggaaggggcagagagagggggaaacaaagaatcccaagcaggctctgcattacagtgcacagcctgatgtgggcctttgaagtcacaaaccatgcaatcatgacctgagccaaaatcaagagttggacacaaccaactgagccacccaggcaccccaccactgAAACAATTCTTACTTGTGGTTTAAATTGTAGACACTCTCAAGTTTGGCAAACAGAAAGTCCTTTCCTCAAGCCTTCTACCAATGTTTAGCAAGTGTAACAAGAAAACACTGACATCATTATTTCAGTCACTAAACTGGCCACTGGTTGTGCCTATTTGGTCTCAAGGATCCTGTAAGAGAATCTGTCTTGAAAGGCTCAAACACCAACAACCAGCAAAGACAGGCTAGCAGAGACCAGCAGCTGGCGGTCTCTCTTCTGTGACCATCACTTACCTTGAGGGGTACTTCAGTGAGTAAGCAGCAGCCAAGAACCCACCCAGGTTGTGTCCAAGCAAGATCATTTTGTCCAATCCCAGGGCACATCTCCACTCTTCGATGGATTCCACAAACTGATTCTCCACTTCTTCCGCATCACTGTCAAACCTGGGCCTGCTACTTCGTCCAAAGCCCAACAGGTCAAAGGCATAGATGGGTCTATCGTTGCAAAGATCTCCATAATTCAGTGCCCAGAGTCCAAGACCTCCTCCAAAACCATGGAGGAGGACAAGTGGAGTcttgtttgaaatattgtgagagaACTTCAGTGTCCATATCTTATTCCCATTCGATATACAAACAGGTTCTTTCTTGTATGTGCAGGGGACAcctaatgaaaacataaaaaagaaattctgcttaGTTTCCCTACTTCTCCTGAGAAGAGGAGTGTTCTCAGAGCAATCAGAAATTAATAATCTTCTAGACTGGTATCAATTCAAAGGATTTTAGCCTTTATTAggtcattccaaaaaaaaaaaaaaaaaaagcatacatctTATTGAAGCAAGTAATTCTCATCTAAGTGGGAAGATCTATCTCAGGGAAGTCTCAAGTACCTGCCGCCGAGGTCTTTTCGCAAGTCATGTCAGTTGTTTGGGCTTCTTTTCACATCTACCAAATGAGGGTCTGAGGCTTCTAGAATTGGAGAGGAACTTAGTGCTCATGGACCCGCTGTTTGGAGGTCTCTAACTGTGCAGACTATAGCAAAAGAATACCTTGAATTTGTCTAACACTGGAAGATTAATCACTGAAGACCGAAGTCAGactcaaaagaaacatttttcccTAAAAAGTGACCAGGAATTTAGGGAAGGACTAACAGTATCTGTATTAAACACATAACCAGAACCTTAAGTCATTTCAAAGTTTAGTAGAAAAGAGGGGACAGGGTATGGCAGGAAGTCTTGGCATGAAGTTTTGGTTCAAGTCCAACAATAATGCAAAGAATCACAGTTTTGTAGATAAAAACTTTTACTTGCCTTCAGTGCTGTGGGACTCAACACTTTAAACCTCCCCCAAATTGACTAAAGACAAAACCAATTTGAAATTCCTTTCTGTTAAATTATCAACTGAATTATTGACACTTTAGATATACCACCTACTTGCCCGTATTCACCCGTAGCGGACAAACACCAGAGAACTGGGAGTTTCTGCCCGTCAGCCAAACAAATAATCTCAGGTTTTGTACCACACAGTAGCAGTAAAGAGGAAACTCAGCATTCATTCAGAATAGTAATGGAGCCCAGGCCTCCAAATGGGGGGAAATGCCGTCAGCTTAGAAAAGGGCACGATCCAGCATCGGTACCAAAGCAAACCACGGCAGCATCTTGAACACAGATGTCTGCGTATTCCCATCGACACCAACTGTAACCTCTATTGGGTAGCTCACCCCACTTGTTTTCACATCTGACACTGAACCAGGGCCCGATTCTCATTCCTTTTTGCACCCCCAGACTCTCTCGGTAGGGAATCAGTAGGGAACCAGTAAGCACCACTGCCAGGAAATATATACCCAGAGATACCAGGACTGCCCTGCCACAACAGTGCAAGTTTGGGCAAATTTCAGTGCTcgtaagaaattttaaaaacaggtttccACACCACTGAAACGCAGAATTAAGGAATCCTACGAAACTAGCACCAGAAGGAACTCTAAGGATCATCCTGCCCCTTCATCTTACAGGTAACAAATGGGAAACTGACGGTGGCTTATCCAAGATCCTGACACTACCAGACTGCAGGTCTGGGCCTGGACCAGGATACCTTGTTCCAGTCCAGTAAGTGCTTCACCACAC is part of the Prionailurus viverrinus isolate Anna chromosome C2, UM_Priviv_1.0, whole genome shotgun sequence genome and harbors:
- the ABHD5 gene encoding 1-acylglycerol-3-phosphate O-acyltransferase ABHD5; amino-acid sequence: MAAEEEEVDSADTCERSGWLTGWLPTWCPTSTSHLKEAEEKILKCVPCTYKKEPVCISNGNKIWTLKFSHNISNKTPLVLLHGFGGGLGLWALNYGDLCNDRPIYAFDLLGFGRSSRPRFDSDAEEVENQFVESIEEWRCALGLDKMILLGHNLGGFLAAAYSLKYPSRVNHLILVEPWGFPERPDLADQDRPIPVWIRALGAALTPFNPLAGLRIAGPFGLSLVQRLRPDFKRKYSSMFDDDTVTEYIYHCNVQTPSGETAFKNMTIPYGWAKRPMLQRIGKMHPDIPVSVIYGARSCIDGNSGTSIQSLRPHSYVKTIAILGAGHYVYADQPEDFNQKVKEICETVD